One genomic region from Colletotrichum lupini chromosome 7, complete sequence encodes:
- a CDS encoding beta-ketoacyl synthase domain-containing protein — translation MPKMADSQKTILFFGDQTDPWVDGIDYIMKQAGLAPWLQVFMSDLCKKVKSELKNFESVITDSLGDFSSIYELAEKYRHSVDETGVANAILIYTMRAAMLLQCIRREPNLLAKSDDGPEWLGISGGLMSLSPLAAAKDFDTLYAGCLEAAGLLCRVCKFCYIQSRATEDCSGTWGWAVLGISNEDLRSALEQFQTNLGIPTAKKAQVGVTGDRWASIIGPPSILEQFLNECPAVSGLPRNKLNIRSLQHAIPMTSADLDYVIGESALVKSQLDSQHRVWGTDDPSATYETFGDLLRTAVSQSVSQPLDIVEVVAEMNKHLGSCQQVDIKVIGTSSHTSYLTTALKQQGRTINVQHEIGANQRNQQDRPSDRIAIVGMAGRGPGSDDLDEFWNVLMTGQDLHQEIPPDRFDLDEFFAAEHSHDGVKCTTAARYGCFMKKPGEFDARFFRISPREAMFMDPGHRQFLMSSYEALETAGYSDGKTRDIDPNRIGVFYGQSNDDWNAMAHHLKGCDAYTLQGAQRAFGAGRLAFQMNWEGPTYSLDSACASTSSSIHLACMSLISGDIDMAVSGAANVVGYPHSWTSLSKSGILSNTGNCKPFREDADGYCRADFVGSVVLKRLDDAIAHNDNILAVIGGSGRNHSGNSPSITTSDAGAQERLYRQVLRRSGVLPDEISYVEMHGTGTQIGDPAEIGAVSNVFKRRRGDPLIVGSIKANIGHSEAAAGISSLLKCVLMFQNDTIPPQAGMPQKLNPKFPSLEDSKMSILSEARDFKPVGNNTRRVMLNNFDAAGGNACLLIEDYRPTWSVDEGVQVPWSNHVIVTSAKTQVSLRSNQRRLLQYLQANPTVRIQDVAYTTTARRTHHSLRSTYTASSTLELIAKLRSDIDAQNDVTKIKPSVSKQVVFVFTGQGSHYGGMGSELYKTSHVFREVVDHCVKICADYGFPSFLDIITKRATDTSTKISAQIQLAVLTLEIALASVWRSEAGIVPSVVMGHSLGEYAALHVAGVLSLTDVLYLVGKRAELLSELCETGACAMLAVAASLEVTQDYIDARKDGICSISCSNSPRTTVVGGLQDDVEQLAADMAEFRPKLLPVPYAFHSFQMDPILDQFVTLARGVTYSPPRIPVASTLLAKIVDSSGTFDAIYMGQQTRQRVQFTDTIAVVKEHLGDVVWVEHGPSQVCGSFVQATLGSAVSSGSIMSTLDKYADNWMSITKCLAKLYDQGLEIDWLRLYRPYSSSVQLLTLPTYAWDLQDFWITYTEKGDGVRGSLAADSQVGPKQISTCAQSIVAERSTSSESEATFRALIADPGMDALIEGHRIRDMAICPGSVFCDAASTVAKHVFEGMGMTRDMKQPALTIRNLSLRRPLRKKVNGSTEELVTTANVKKLTNDLATVTFHSSEQTLGSCTVSICEADSIKAGWEKVSFFIQARMDDVIKSAKEGRGHRIQPDIFYALFSNTVRYSPSFKCVKGAYVSDDFQEAAAEIVLGSDPIGTCFTSSPYHGESLVHLAGFVLNANPSRPRASDTTFMMDNLESVELPDFGALVPGKSYLTLARVSRRTEDSATCDVWVFDSDSSEMVMQCSGLRFHEVSNTVLDRLLGKTRVSVAAPDDYQLPTNTNVAAVKAPQPSAKKHAYSRSDASEMTKVEEGLSSQNEVFASILESISRETGTDSAQLTDDTATADVGVDSIMAIEITAAVKKQTGIDLPVSTLIDYPTIGDLRKAFGDAIGTTETIHSSSSSQASTSPPSVSEEEMSDESLSTSCPTPEIPSHWVLLDQKDVEKPVVTSISIPESESLLPNKSVSPSVTEKQQTISPPPKARVILLHGRSKPDQTPLYMIADGTGTIASYIHLPPFNTKTAIYGVDSPFIRCPERMNAEVGIEGAAKLIVDAVIESRPQGALYIGGFSGGGMLGYEVCRQLGDLGRQVDGLLIIDICSPRTKTETSLVKVQPEIGWQMFQKMAAQDAFWNSTAESAPMQHLLGIFKAVATYHPQPMTSHQRPKKTSIVWAEKGMGGRCEGKPELKHEMVGMGFPAEAYPGFMEDPALGALAWGFPDKRGSEGALGPNGWDKYVGEVGQCLSVDADHLEMPMPGHVHLMREKIEEALAYFQERN, via the exons ATGCCCAAGATGGCAGACTCACAGAagactattctattttttggTGATCAGACCGATCCGTGGGTCGATGGCATCGACTACATCATGAAGCAGGCTGGCCTGGCGCCATGGCTTCAGGTTTTTATGAGTGATCTGTGCAAGAAGGTCAAATCGGAGCTCAAAAACTTCGAAAGCGTTATCACAGACAGTCTCGGAGACTTTTCAAGCATCTACGAATTGGCTGAGAAATACCGCCACTCAGTCGACGAGACTGGCGTTGCTAATGCAATCCTCATCTATACAATGAGAGCAGCAATGCTCCTCCA ATGCATCAGGCGTGAACCCAATCTCTTAGCAAAGTCTGATGACGGGCCCGAGTGGCTAGGCATTTCAGGAGGTCTTATGAGCCTATCACCATTGGCAGCTGCCAAGGACTTTGATACCCTCTACGCCGGCTGTCTTGAGGCAGCTGGTCTCTTGTGTAGGGTCTGCAAATTTTGCTACATCCAGTCAAGAGCTACAGAAGATTGCTCTGGAACATGGGGTTGGGCCGTCCTAGGGATCTCGAACGAGGACCTTCGCTCTGCTCTGGAGCAATTCCAGACGAACCTG GGCATTCCAACCGCGAAGAAGGCACAAGTTGGTGTCACTGGAGACCGCTGGGCTAGCATCATCGGTCCACCATCCATCCTGGAGCAATTTCTGAACGAGTGCCCAGCTGTCAGTGGCCTCCCAAGAAACAAGCTTAATATCAGATCCCTTCAACACGCTATTCCAATGACCTCAGCTGACCTAGACTATGTGATTGGGGAGTCTGCTCTTGTCAAAAGTCAACTCGACTCACAACACAGAGTCTGGGGTACCGACGATCCGTCAGCTACATATGAGACGTTTGGCGATTTGCTACGAACCGCGGTTTCGCAATCTGTGTCTCAGCCTCTGGACATCGTAGAGGTCGTTGCCGAAATGAATAAGCATCTTGGATCTTGCCAGCAAGTCGACATCAAAGTCATCGGCACCAGCAGTCACACTTCCTACCTTACAACAGCATTGAAACAACAGGGAAGAACAATCAATGTCCAGCATGAAATAGGCGCCAACCAGAGGAATCAGCAAGATCGACCGTCTGATCGCATAGCAATTGTTGGCATGGCTGGAAGAGGCCCTGGCAGTGATGACCTAGATGAGTTCTGGAACGTTCTCATGACTGGTCAAGATCTCCATCAAGAAATCCCTCCGGATCGGTTTGACCTCGATGAGTTCTTCGCAGCAGAGCATAGCCACGATGGCGTCAAATGCACGACGGCGGCTCGATACGGTTGTTTCATGAAGAAGCCCGGAGAGTTCGATGCTCGGTTCTTCCGCATCTCTCCTAGAGAGGCAATGTTTATGGACCCTGGCCATCGACAATTCCTCATGAGTTCATATGAGGCTCTTGAGACAGCTGGGTATTCTGACGGCAAGACTAGGGATATTGACCCGAATAGAATTGGTGTCTTTTACGGACAAAGCAACGATGACTGGAATGCTATGGCACATCATTTGAAGGGATGTGATGCATATACACTGCAGGGAGCACAGAGAGCATTCGGAGCTGGCCGTCTTGCCTTCCAGATGAACTGGGAGGGACCAACGTATTCTTTAGATTCGGCATGCGCGTCAACTTCATCTTCCATCCATCTCGCCTGCATGAGCTTAATATCAGGCGATATCGACATGGCTGTCTCTGGTGCTGCAAATGTCGTCGGATATCCTCATTCCTGGACGAGTCTCAGCAAATCTGGTATCTTATCCAACACTGGCAATTGCAAGCCATTCCGCGAGGACGCCGATGGCTATTGTCGAGCTGACTTCGTCGGAAGTGTGGTGCTCAAGAGACTTGACGACGCCATCGCCCACAATGACAATATTCTTGCTGTCATTGGGGGCTCAGGGAGAAACCATAGCGGGAATTCTCCGTCCATCACGACCTCGGATGCCGGCGCGCAAGAACGGCTTTACCGCCAGGTCTTGAGGCGATCTGGCGTCCTTCCAGACGAGATATCTTATGTCGAGATGCACGGGACTGGAACCCAGATTGGTGATCCCGCTGAGATAGGTGCGGTGTCCAACGTCTTCAAACGTCGTCGTGGCGATCCTTTGATAGTCGGATCTATCAAGGCCAATATTGGCCACAGCGAAGCC GCTGCTGGAATATCATCGTTGCTCAAGTGTGTCCTGATGTTCCAAAACGATACAATTCCGCCACAAGCAGGCATGCCTCAGAAGCTGAACCCCAAGTTCCCTTCGCTTGAAGACTCCAAGATGTCGATCCTCTCCGAGGCGAGGGATTTCAAGCCTGTGGGAAATAACACGAGACGGGTGATGCTGAACAACTTCGACGCAGCGGGTGGTAACGCTTGTCTGCTTATCGAGGACTATAGACCTACGTGGTCCGTGGACGAGGGCGTGCAAGTACCGTGGTCGAACCACGTCATTGTCACGTCCGCTAAGACGCAAGTATCGCTGCGTTCCAACCAACGCAGGCTTCTTCAATATCTTCAGGCGAATCCCACCGTCCGTATTCAAGACGTTGCTTACACAACTACCGCAAGGCGAACGCATCACTCGCTCAGATCCACATACACCGCATCATCGACATTAGAACTCATTGCCAAATTGAGATCAGACATTGATGCCCAGAATGATGTCACAAAGATCAAGCCTTCCGTTTCCAAGCAGGTTGTCTTCGTTTTCACTGGTCAGGGTTCCCATTATGGCGGCATGGGCAGTGAGCTGTACAAGACAAGTCATGTCTTCCGGGAAGTGGTTGATCACTGCGTCAAAATTTGCGCTGATTATGGCTTCCCATCGTTCTTGGACATCATCACGAAGCGTGCCACTGACACATCCACGAAGATCTCTGCCCAGATCCAGCTTGCCGTCTTGACTTTGGAGATTGCCTTGGCTTCTGTGTGGCGTTCAGAAGCTGGCATTGTGCCGTCCGTTGTTATGGGCCACTCCCTCGGCGAATATGCCGCTCTTCACGTTGCTGGCGTACTCTCTTTGACCGATGTGCTGTATCTGGTCGGGAAACGTGCAGAGTTGCTCAGCGAATTATGCGAGACTGGCGCTTGTGCAA TGTTAGCAGTAGCTGCATCCCTTGAGGTCACTCAGGACTATATTGATGCCAGAAAAGACGGAATCTGTTCGATATCTTGCTCTAACAGTCCACGCACCACCGTTGTCGGTGGATTGCAGGATGATGTTGAGCAGCTTGCAGCGGACATGGCAGAATTCCGTCCTAAGTTGCTACCGGTACCATACGCCTTTCATTCCTTCCAAATGGATCCCATTCTGGATCAATTCGTCACTCTCGCTCGAGGAGTAACGTACTCGCCGCCCAGGATCCCAGTTGCTTCTACTCTGCTTGCGAAGATTGTTGATTCCTCCGGAACCTTTGATGCAATCTATATGGGCCAGCAAACTCGTCAGAGAGTGCAGTTCACAGACACTATTGCGGTTGTCAAGGAACATCTAGGTGATGTGGTGTGGGTCGAACATGGTCCAAGCCAAGTCTGCGGTTCCTTTGTACAGGCAACCTTGGGTTCTGCCGTGTCTTCCGGCTCCATCATGTCGACGCTCGACAAGTATGCTGACAATTGGATGTCTATCACAAAATGTCTTGCGAAGCTTTACGATCAAGGTTTAGAGATCGACTGGCTCCGACTATATCGCCCTTACTCAAGTAGCGTCCAGCTGTTGACGCTCCCGACGTACGCGTGGGACTTGCAAGATTTCTGGATCACTTACACCGAGAAGGGCGACGGGGTACGCGGAAGCCTCGCGGCTGATTCCCAGGTCGGCCCGAAGCAAATATCTACCTGTGCGCAGAGCATTGTTGCAGAGAGGTCGACGAGCAGTGAGTCCGAGGCTACTTTCAGGGCCCTCATTGCCGATCCAGGGATGGATGCCCTCATCGAAGGCCATCGGATCCGCGACATGGCAATTTGCCCCGGAAGCGTGTTCTGCGATGCTGCTTCTACTGTTGCCAAGCACGTGTTCGAAGGCATGGGCATGACGCGGGATATGAAGCAGCCTGCGCTGACGATCCGCAATCTCTCACTACGGCGTCCACTGCGCAAGAAGGTTAATGGATCGACTGAGGAACTTGTCACAACTGCGAATGTGAAGAAGCTCACTAATGATCTTGCTACAGTAACTTTTCACTCATCTGAGCAAACTCTGGGCAGCTGCACAGTCTCCATATGCGAGGCGGACTCCATCAAAGCTGGTTGGGAGAAGGTATCATTCTTCATCCAGGCTAGGATGGATGACGTGATCAAGAGCGCCAAGGAGGGACGTGGCCACAGGATCCAGCCAGACATATTCTACGCGCTCTTTTCAAACACAGTCAGGTACTCTCCATCTTTCAAATGCGTCAAGGGAGCATATGTCTCCGATGATTTCCAGGAGGCTGCCGCAGAGATCGTCCTGGGCTCTGATCCTATCGGAACCTGCTTCACCTCGTCACCATATCATGGCGAAAGCCTAGTGCACCTGGCGGGTTTTGTGCTTAACGCCAACCCAAGTCGACCGCGTGCCTCTGATACCACGTTCATGATGGACAATCTTGAGAGCGTTGAGCTACCAGATTTCGGAGCTCTAGTGCCGGGTAAATCATACCTTACTCTCGCCAGAGTCTCACGCAGAACCGAGGACTCTGCAACTTGCGATGTCTGGGTCTTTGACTCTGACTCGTCGGAAATGGTAATGCAATGTTCAGGTTTGCGGTTTCACGAGGTCAGCAACACTGTTCTAGACCGGCTTTTGGGAAAGACAAGAGTATCGGTTGCAGCACCTGACGATTATCAACTTCCGACGAACACGAATGTGGCGGCAGTAAAGGCTCCACAACCTTCCGCCAAGAAGCATGCCTACAGTCGCTCAGACGCCTCAGAGATGACCAAAGTTGAAGAGGGTTTGAGCTCACAGAATGAAGTTTTTGCTTCTATTCTGGAGAGCATCTCAAGAGAGACAGGCACAGACTCGGCGCAACTCACGGATGACACTGCTACGGCAGATGTTGGGGTTGATTCCATCATGGCCATTGAGATTACCGCTGCTGTCAAGAAGCAGACCGGCATCGATCTTCCGGTGTCCACTCTCATCGACTATCCGACGATTGGTGACCTGCGCAAGGCGTTTGGCGATGCAATTGGAACAACCGAGACTATTCACTCCTCGTCATCCTCACAGGCATCGACCTCTCCGCCGTCTGTCAGCGAGGAGGAGATGTCGGATGAAAGTCTGTCTACTAGCTGCCCGACACCCGAGATCCCCTCTCACTGGGTATTGCTCGATCAGAAAGATGTTGAAAAGCCAGTCGTTACTTCAATCTCGATACCGGAGAGTGAATCACTATTGCCAAATAAATCGGTTTCGCCTTCTGTGACGGAGAAGCAGCAAACAATCTCTCCACCACCGAAGGCGCGAGTAATCCTACTTCACGGCCGTTCGAAACCAGATCAGACGCCGTTGTACATGATCGCCGACGGAACTGGTACGATTGCTAGCTACATTCATCTGCCACCCTTCAACACTAAGACGGCAATTTATGGTGTTGACTCGCCTTTCATTCGCTGCCCAGAGCGGATGAACGCCGAGGTTGGCATTGAAGGAGCCGCGAAGTTGATTGTTGATGCCGTGATTGAGTCTCGGCCTCAAGGCGCACTGTACATTGGCGGTTTCTCCGGTGGCGGCATGCTCGGGTATGAGGTCTGCCGTCAATTAGGTGACCTCGGTCGTCAAGTCGATGGCCTACTGATCATTGACATTTGCTCACCACGCACCAAGACCGAAACTAGTCTTGTTAAAGTCCAGCCTGAGATAGGCTGGCAAATGTTCCAAAAGATGGCTGCACAGGACGCATTCTGGAATTCGACGGCCGAATCTGCGCCGATGCAACATCTGCTGGGGATTTTCAAAGCCGTGGCAACCTACCACCCGCAGCCCATGACTTCCCATCAGCGCCCCAAAAAGACGAGCATTGTTTGGGCAGAGAAGGGTATGGGCGGCCGCTGTGAGGGGAAGCCTGAACTGAAGCACGAGATGGTGGGCATGGGATTTCCAGCAGAAGCCTATCCTGGGTTCATGGAGGATCCAGCTTTAGGGGCTCTTGCCTGGGGCTTCCCTGACAAGCGCGGCTCTGAGGGCGCTTTGGGTCCTAATGGGTGGGACAAATACGTGGGAGAAGTTGGACAATGCTTGTCTGTTGATGCAGACCATCTTGAGATGCCGATGCCGGGACATGTGCACCTCATGAGGGAGAAAATTGAAGAGGCTCTCGCCTACTTTCAGGAAAGGAAttag
- a CDS encoding cytochrome P450, with protein sequence MSFFSCIAELEGVSRWAVLISGLFAAYLSCLAVYRAFFHPLNKYPGPILNRLTNLPFVIAGVKGQLPFYAESLFKKYGPVVRMGPNNLGFIEGNAWKDIYGMRRRGQFEKAYEYYREGPEGPISLLNAGPEEHARLRKWVSPYFSDRGMKEQEPMIGGYVDLLLKRLHENCDDGTRALDLRDWFNFCTFDILGELAFSSSFGCLESAEYHPWVKIIAFQQKEIEWIGELNRQGLRFITAIIMKILAKNKLEFMGYTIQKLQSRIQSGKQADIIESLLNNKEGMIPEQSGTNQREQKLDMDRLVQNSTLLIAAGSETTATLLTATSFLLLSNPEAYQKVVEEVRSSFSDPSDITLLSVNKLPYMLACLDEALRVFPVVPSWLPRRVTHGTAIIDGNIVPEGCLVATWQWAMYHNELNFTKPLEYHPERFLGDPSFSKDRLDAFQPFSMGHADCVGRNLAYSEMRLILARILFSFDLKLADEGSDWIKGQKVYIVWQKPSLNVYLKPVKR encoded by the exons ATGTCTTTCTTCTCATGCATTGCTGAACTTGAAGGGGTCAGCCGCTGGGCGGTCTTGATATCCGGTCTG TTTGCGGCGTACTTGTCCTGTTTAGCGGTCTACAGGGCTTTCTTTCATCCGCTCAATAAATATCCAGGTCCAATTCTGAACCGCTTGACAAACCTTCCGTTTGTGATTGCAGGAGTGAAAGGGCAGCTGCCATTCTATGCAGAATCCTTGTTCAAGAAGTACGGCCCAGTCGTCAGAATGGGGCCCAATAACCTTGGCTTCATCGAAGGAAACGCCTGGAAGGACATCTACGGCATGCGTCGTCGCGGCCAATTTGAGAAAGCATACGAGTACTACCGTGAAGGACCGGAAGGACCCATTAGCTTGCTCAACGCTGGGCCCGAGGAACACGCGAGACTACGCAAGTGGGTTTCACCGTATTTTTCGGATCGTGGCATGAAGGAGCAAGAACCGATGATCGGCGGTTACGTTGACTTGCTTCTCAAGCGACTTCATGAGAACTGCGATGATGGTACCCGCGCGCTTGATCTCCGTGACTGGT TTAACTTCTGCACCTTCGACATCCTTGGCGAACTTGCTTTCTCCAGCTCTTTTGGATGCCTCGAGTCAGCAGAATATCATCCCTGGGTAAAGATCATTGCATTTCAGCAGAAAGAGATTGAGTGGATCGGTGAGCTGAACCGGCAGGGATTGAGGTTTATCACAGCTATTATCATGAAGATACTCGCCAAGAACAAGTTGGAATTTATGGGTTACACGATTCAGAAGTTACAAAGTCGCATTCAGTCGGGTAAACAAGCAGATATCATTGAGTCCCTGCTCAATAACAAAGAAGGAATG ATACCAGAGCAGAGCGGGACTAATCAGAGAGAGCAGAAGCTTGACATGGATCGCCTTGTCCAGAATTCGACGCTTCTCATCGCGGCTGGGTCAGAGACCACAGCGACGCTGCTCACGGCAACTTCGTTCCTTCTGCTATCGAATCCTGAGGCATATCAGAAAGTTGTAGAAGAAGTCAGATCTTCATTTTCTGATCCGTCAGACATTACTCTTCTATCCGTCAACAAACTCCCTTACATGTTGGCCTGCCTGGACGAGGCGCTGCGCGTGTTCCCGGTAGTTCCTTCTTGGTTGCCCCGACGAGTCACGCATGGTACCGCTATCATTGATGGCAATATCGTACCCGAAGGT TGTCTTGTCGCTACTTGGCAGTGGGCGATGTATCATAACGAACTGAACTTTACTAAACCCTTAGAATATCATCCCGAGCGTTTTCTCGGAGATCCGAGCTTCTCGAAGGATAGGCTGGACGCATTCCAACCTTTCAGCATGGGCCACGCAGACTGTGTCGGTCGCAACCTCGCATACTCTGAGATGCGTCTTATCCTAGCAAGGATTTTGTTCAGCTTCGATCTGAAGCTAGCGGACGAGGGCAGTGACTGGATAAAGGGTCAAAAAGTTTATATCGTGTGGCAAAAGCCGTCTCTAAATGTGTATCTCAAGCCAGTCAAGCGATGA